In a single window of the Elaeis guineensis isolate ETL-2024a chromosome 6, EG11, whole genome shotgun sequence genome:
- the LOC105046622 gene encoding eukaryotic translation initiation factor 5A-2 isoform X1 — MSDEEHHFESKADAGASKTFPQQAGTIRKNGYIVIKARPCKVVEVSTSKTGKHGHAKCHFVGIDIFTAKKLEDIVPSSHNCDVPHVTRTDYQLIDISEDGFVSLLTESGNTKDDLRLPTDENLLTQLIQDCGFGIQNMRIGPNLDLLYMKHAEIKDGFAEGKDLVVSVMSAMGEEQICALKDIGPK, encoded by the exons ATGTCGGACGAGGAGCACCACTTCGAGTCGAAGGCCGATGCCGGTGCGTCGAAGACGTTCCCTCAGCAGGCTGGGACGATCAGGAAGAACGGGTACATAGTGATCAAGGCGAGGCCGTGTAAG GTTGTGGAGGTTTCAACCTCGAAGACTGGGAAGCATGGTCATGCGAAATGCCACTTTGTTGGCATAGACATCTTCACTGCAAAAAAGCTTGAGGATATTGTGCCCTCGTCTCATAATTGTGAT GTTCCCCATGTCACTCGTACTGACTATCAGCTGATTGATATATCCGAAGATGGTTTT GTGAGTCTTCTGACTGAAAGTGGGAACACCAAAGATGATCTTAGACTCCCAACTGATGAGAATCTTCTTACTCAG TTAATACAGGATTGTGGGTTTGGAATACAGAATATGCGAATTGGGCCCAATTTGGATCTGTTATACATGAAGCATGCTGAG atcaaagatggGTTTGCAGAAGGAAAAGATCTGGTCGTGTCTGTGATGTCTGCCATGGGTGAGGAACAGATTTGTGCACTAAAGGATATTGGTCCCAAGTAA
- the LOC105046623 gene encoding uncharacterized protein: protein MGTKVQYKSYLPGYHPMRDLNENVSSSWSRCYEDTMLSGHIYSNFMLRPVNEYSEYDKEMLKRTMLEHEATFRKQVYELHRLYRIQRDLMDECQKKGLRKYSVPSDTSQSHSFSSQMPCEGTKKIWEMSHLPKVNTSYDRATFASIDDMRMSLNFLKESNVQSDSISIKNGDSLKDAKFVDSKLQKFPRRMFDLQLPAYVYIDSEDSERLGKKSFADSSSRVIVSPSRTCGFDPENDVKLTLGTGGGVKCKKDTKVQDSWTQNSLSDDSLADLNKPIKHGWFQGAANSTSTHLLGLRTNSEKNQGNLLSSRLNTDVLGLQSAFSKDRHGDERSSSNFSHADEEEIRREWPFFNSESGQTRSSTNFFSPSLCDDKFLVSSDTIQPKLKNSCGIVLPQQDNMETWFKQRRTYGIETSGSTHLATSKDSAETFPSMPASFSILPQADSSGTAPSLLSSWTKPVNCINHILVAVQALPCYNGSTTLSMQNRISNVAIQNTGTDFEKWQSSRGSNLRPKAGSEAPSYLNGSLDDFGLDSKCAPFLQLPSITFGKPNQNDTGDSSAFGNSICHGPQKCSRDLQCTDVKSPKDVNLNQALPDGIQHDLTIQQHAVVRKLEQKFEESSKGIYWLSKKPTCDESIDLEKHASQMELGFTRGCSQLMSSSSIVAPESNQDKESGPSICNPPAFTSTLQDMEIGMQKNEISDSFSGRRMLGFPTLEKVQQSVVSRQECSLTNESMCIEKDMRRTDLNCDIKERSSEKPISTGSSINEKWDESIRTRSRDHINLNAELTCMDDRRLSELTPKSEAAGPLPLQVPRVSARFASEINLEAPISQAEGDILSHHGYAQLSRTDGSQETECSHDKLLREAAENIVAMSVDVHSHLEEVTCHPLHPAQWDALIWLAQVLSSNAGNAGVPRSNGNGGYESSDDNGLDSFEAMTLKLEEIKVDDCCCKPKEFENRKEGEVGAASLLLTRPRRGHARRRRQKRDFQNDILPGLASLSRHEVAEDLQTIGGLMKASGKSWKTGLTRRNTGRNGLHSQAKGRRQPRSVAATLSETQVSPPPVDPMNTDLEVDGRNMIGWGRTTRRCRRPRCPPTNVSAPLTVPYSY, encoded by the exons ATGGGAACAAAAGTACAGTACAAAAGCTACCTTCCAGGATATCATCCCATGAGGGATCTTAATGAGAATGTAAGCAGTAGTTGGTCTCGGTGCTATGAAGATACTATGTTGAGTGGACATATCTACAGTAATTTCATGTTGAGGCCAGTAAAtgaatattcagaatatgataaagAAATGCTAAAGCGGACAATGCTTGAACATGAAGCCACATTTCGGAAGCAG GTCTATGAACTGCACCGTCTTTATAGAATACAGAGGGACCTGATGGATGAGTGTCAAAAGAAGGGGCTGCGCAAATACTCTGTACCATCTGATACATCTCAGTCCCATTCTTTTTCATCTCAAATGCCATGTGAAGGCACCAAAAAGATATGGGAGATGTCTCACCTGCCTAAAGTGAACACCAGTTATGACAGAGCAACTTTTGCAAGCATTGATGACATGAGGATGTCCTTAAACTTTCTAAAGGAAAGTAATGTGCAATCTGATTCTATTTCCATAAAAAATGGAGACTCTCTAAAAGATGCTAAATTTGTTGACTCTAAGCTTCAGAAATTTCCTAGGAGAATGTTTGACCTACAACTTCCAGCATATGTATATATTGATAGTGAAGATTCTGAAAGATTGGGAAAGAAAAGTTTTGCTGATTCATCATCTAGAGTTATAGTTTCACCTAGCAGAACTTGCGGCTTTGATCCTGAGAATGATGTAAAGCTTACTTTAGGCACTGGTGGGGGTGTTAAATGCAAAAAGGACACCAAGGTACAAGATTCATGGACACAAAATAGTTTGTCAGATGACAGCTTGGCTGATTTGAATAAACCTATAAAACATGGATGGTTTCAAGGAGCAGCAAATTCAACTTCCACTCATTTACTTGGCCTGAGAACTAACAGTGAAAAGAATCAAGGTAATCTGTTGTCATCAAGATTAAACACAGATGTCCTAGGCCTACAAAGTGCTTTTTCTAAAGACAGGCATGGTGATGAAAGGTCTAGTTCAAACTTCTCGCATGCAGATGAAGAGGAAATAAGACGGGAATGGCCATTCTTCAATAGTGAAAGTG GGCAAACAAGGAGCAGCACAAATTTTTTCAGTCCAAGTCTCTGTGATGATAAATTCCTCGTGTCATCTGACACCATACAACCGAAGCTTAAGAATTCATGTGGAATTGTTTTACCACAGCAAGATAATATGGAGACCTGGTTCAAACAAAGGCGAACTTATGGTATTGAAACTTCTGGAAGTACTCATCTGGCCACCTCAAAAGATTCAGCTGAGACATTTCCTTCAATGCCTGCTTCTTTTTCAATTCTCCCTCAGGCAGACTCCTCCGGTACCGCACCTTCCCTGCTTTCATCTTGGACAAAGCCTGTGAACTGCATAAACCACATTCTGGTTGCAGTTCAAGCACTTCCATGCTATAACGGCTCAACAACTCTGAGTATGCAGAACAGGATTTCCAATGTAGCTATTCAGAACACAGGCACCGATTTTGAAAAATGGCAAAGCAGTAGGGGTTCAAATTTGCGACCAAAAGCTGGAAGCGAGGCACCTTCTTATCTAAACGGATCGCTTGATGATTTTGGACTGGATTCTAAATGTGCACCATTTTTACAGCTCCCATCAATCACTTTTGGTAAGCCAAACCAGAATGATACTGGTGACAGTTCAGCTTTTGGaaactccatatgtcatggaCCCCAAAAGTGTTCTAGGGATTTGCAGTGCACAGATGTGAAGTCACCAAAAGATGTGAATCTGAACCAAGCACTTCCAGATGGGATTCAACATGATCTTACCATCCAACAGCATGCAGTGGTACGTAAGCTAGAGCAGAAATTTGAGGAGTCCTCGAAAGGAATCTATTGGCTCAGTAAGAAACCAACTTGTGATGAATCTATTGACTTGGAAAAACATGCATCACAGATGGAGTTGGGCTTCACACGTGGTTGTTCTCAGCTGATGTCCAGTTCCAGTATTGTTGCTCCAGAATCTAATCAAGATAAGGAATCTGGTCCAAGTATCTGTAATCCTCCGGCTTTTACATCAACTTTGCAGGACATGGAGATTGGTATGCAGAAGAATGAGATTTCTGATAGTTTTAGTGGTAGAAGAATGCTTGGCTTCCCTACTCTTGAGAAGGTTCAGCAGAGTGTGGTTTCACGCCAGGAATGCTCTTTGACTAATGAAAGCATGTGCATTGAGAAAGACATGCGGCGCACTGACTTGAACTGTGACATCAAGGAGCGCAGTTCTGAGAAACCAATCTCCACTGGGAGTTCGATCAATGAAAAGTGGGATGAAAGCATTAGGACAAGATCTAGGGACCACATCAATCTAAATGCTGAATTAACTTGTATGGATGACCGGAGGCTATCAGAGTTAACACCGAAAAGTGAGGCGGCTGGTCCATTGCCACTCCAAGTACCAAGAGTTTCTGCAAGATTTGCTTCTGAGATTAATTTGGAAGCACCAATTTCTCAGGCAGAGGGGGATATATTGTCTCATCACGGATATGCACAGCTGAGCAGAACAGATGGTTCACAAGAAACAGAATGCTCTCATGACAAACTTTTAAGGGAGGCAGCGGAGAATATTGTTGCTATGTCAGTGGATGTGCATAGCCATTTAGAGGAAGTCACATGTCATCCATTGCATCCAGCTCAGTGGGATGCCTTGATTTGGCTTGCACAAGTGCTTTCATCCAATGCAGGCAATGCAGGAGTTCCAAGGAGTAATGGAAATGGTGGATATGAATCTTCCGATGATAATGGATTGGATTCCTTCGAGGCTATGACACTGAAGCTCGAAGAAATTAAGGTGGATGACTGCTGCTGTAAACCAAAGGAGTTTGAGAACAGAAAGGAAGGAGAAGTGGGTGCTGCTTCGCTGCTTCTAACGAGGCCTCGGAGAGGCCATGCAAGAAGGCGGCGGCAGAAAAGGGACTTTCAGAATGATATTCTGCCAGGCCTTGCATCACTGTCAAGGCATGAAGTAGCAGAGGATCTCCAAACAATTGGAGGACTGATGAAAGCATCAGGCAAGTCTTGGAAGACAGGCTTAACAAGAAGGAACACTGGTCGGAATGGGCTGCATTCCCAAGCCAAAGGAAGGAGGCAGCCTAGAAGTGTTGCTGCCACCCTATCAGAGACTCAGGTCAGTCCCCCACCAGTGGATCCCATGAACACTGATCTAGAAGTTGATGGGAGGAATATGATAGGGTGGGGAAGGACAACAAGGCGGTGCCGTCGACCAAGATGCCCGCCGACTAATGTCTCTGCTCCTCTAACTGTTCCATATTCATATTGA
- the LOC105046683 gene encoding LOW QUALITY PROTEIN: uncharacterized protein (The sequence of the model RefSeq protein was modified relative to this genomic sequence to represent the inferred CDS: inserted 1 base in 1 codon) — translation MPLFFVIFKLYIKLPPSSTSFSGYDAEXKVVEYKIKETNLFTGDKYQQIGFFPQEKAFLRYQTAGMLQTVLRAVVLGENDIEEQSPRNLKIPSRWPSVICCASCLYSLQKDMRPTAFLIMDPNGVLEMLVIFLLFLFACGISAILVHVTPPICSITATKKATQSAALLASQ, via the exons atgccattattttttgtaattttcAA GCTGTACATAAAACTACCTCCTTCTAGTACATCATTTTCAGGCTATGATGCTG CCAAAGTAGTGGAATACAAAATCAAAGAGACTAACCTGTTTACTGGGGACAAGTATCAACAG ATTGGATTCTTCCCTCAAGAGAAGGCATTTCTTAGGTATCAGACTGCTGGGATGCTGCAAACCGTCCTTAGAGCCGTTGTGCTTGGAGAAAATGACATTGAAGAACAATCTCCTAG AAACTTGAAGATTCCTTCTCGTTGGCCTTCTGTAATCTGCTGTGCAAGCTGTCTTTACTCGCTGCAAAAGGATATGCGACCAACAGCATTCCTTATAATGGACCCAAATGGGGTTCTTGAAATGCtcgttatttttcttttatttctttttgccTGCGGCATCTCAGCCATCTTGGTCCATGTAACTCCTCCAATATGCTCAATCACAGCCACAAAGAAAGCCACCCAATCGGCTGCATTGTTGGCCTCACAATAA
- the LOC105046622 gene encoding eukaryotic translation initiation factor 5A isoform X3 encodes MSDEEHHFESKADAGASKTFPQQAGTIRKNGYIVIKARPCKVVEVSTSKTGKHGHAKCHFVGIDIFTAKKLEDIVPSSHNCDVPHVTRTDYQLIDISEDGFVSLLTESGNTKDDLRLPTDENLLTQKYGVGIGGSKVEDIMKAYPSQISA; translated from the exons ATGTCGGACGAGGAGCACCACTTCGAGTCGAAGGCCGATGCCGGTGCGTCGAAGACGTTCCCTCAGCAGGCTGGGACGATCAGGAAGAACGGGTACATAGTGATCAAGGCGAGGCCGTGTAAG GTTGTGGAGGTTTCAACCTCGAAGACTGGGAAGCATGGTCATGCGAAATGCCACTTTGTTGGCATAGACATCTTCACTGCAAAAAAGCTTGAGGATATTGTGCCCTCGTCTCATAATTGTGAT GTTCCCCATGTCACTCGTACTGACTATCAGCTGATTGATATATCCGAAGATGGTTTT GTGAGTCTTCTGACTGAAAGTGGGAACACCAAAGATGATCTTAGACTCCCAACTGATGAGAATCTTCTTACTCAG AAATATGGAGTGGGAATTGGGGGAAGTAAGGTTGAGGATATAATGAAAGCATATCCATCAcaaatttcagcataa
- the LOC105046622 gene encoding eukaryotic translation initiation factor 5A isoform X2: MSDEEHHFESKADAGASKTFPQQAGTIRKNGYIVIKARPCKVVEVSTSKTGKHGHAKCHFVGIDIFTAKKLEDIVPSSHNCDVPHVTRTDYQLIDISEDGFVSLLTESGNTKDDLRLPTDENLLTQIKDGFAEGKDLVVSVMSAMGEEQICALKDIGPK; the protein is encoded by the exons ATGTCGGACGAGGAGCACCACTTCGAGTCGAAGGCCGATGCCGGTGCGTCGAAGACGTTCCCTCAGCAGGCTGGGACGATCAGGAAGAACGGGTACATAGTGATCAAGGCGAGGCCGTGTAAG GTTGTGGAGGTTTCAACCTCGAAGACTGGGAAGCATGGTCATGCGAAATGCCACTTTGTTGGCATAGACATCTTCACTGCAAAAAAGCTTGAGGATATTGTGCCCTCGTCTCATAATTGTGAT GTTCCCCATGTCACTCGTACTGACTATCAGCTGATTGATATATCCGAAGATGGTTTT GTGAGTCTTCTGACTGAAAGTGGGAACACCAAAGATGATCTTAGACTCCCAACTGATGAGAATCTTCTTACTCAG atcaaagatggGTTTGCAGAAGGAAAAGATCTGGTCGTGTCTGTGATGTCTGCCATGGGTGAGGAACAGATTTGTGCACTAAAGGATATTGGTCCCAAGTAA